One window of Pleurodeles waltl isolate 20211129_DDA chromosome 3_1, aPleWal1.hap1.20221129, whole genome shotgun sequence genomic DNA carries:
- the EVX2 gene encoding homeobox even-skipped homolog protein 2: MMERIRKEMVLMERGLQSPTTVKRLSGLSDSTGNAVLEALENAHHGSRLSPRLTSASMHGALGDIQGKGKFEIDSLFSLSHQNGGSPAGSDMGSADHRKKHGHYSEVGQDSDMSSDVEVGCSSMRSPGSMHGGQLKENNKVYSEGGSSGSSGGSGLSNLSGGAVGSSGSAADQVRRYRTAFTREQIARLEKEFYRENYVSRPRRCELAAALNLPETTIKVWFQNRRMKDKRQRLAMSWPHPADPSFYTYMMTHAAATGSLPYPFHSHVPLHYYPHVGVTAAAAAAAASGAAASPFAASMRPLDTFRALSHPYSRPELLCGFRHPGLYQSPASGLSGAASAAAAAAVAAASGPPSSSPCACLSCHSSQSALGSRGADYTCTAAPQRSESSFLPYSAAVLSKTSVSTPDQRDEAPLTR, translated from the exons ATGATGGAGAGAATCAGAAAGGAGATGGTCCTGATGGAGCGGGGGCTGCAGAGTCCCACCACTGTCAAGAGGCTCTCCGGGCTGTCGGACTCCACTGGAAACGCTGTGCTGGAGGCCCTGGAAAATGCCCACCACGGATCCCGGCTCAGCCCCCGACTCACTTCCGCCTCCATGCACGGCGCCCTGGGAGACATCCAGGGAAAGGGGAAGTTCGAGATAGACTCGCTCTTCAGCCTGTCGCACCAGAACGGAGGGAGCCCCGCCGGCTCGGacatgggctcagcagaccaccgcaAGAAGCACGGCCACTACTCCGAGGTGGGGCAGGACTCGGACATGAGCAGCGATGTGGAAGTGGGCTGCTCCTCCATGCGCTCCCCGGGCAGCATGCACGGAGGCCAGctcaaagaaaacaacaaag TGTACTCGGAGGGCGGCAGTAGCGGCTCCTCCGGAGGGTCCGGCCTTTCGAACCTCAGTGGCGGCGCCGTGGGCAGCTCCGGCTCAGCAGCAGACCAGGTGAGGCGATACCGAACGGCCTTCACCCGGGAGCAGATCGCCCGACTGGAGAAGGAGTTCTACCGGGAGAACTATGTCTCCCGGCCGCGGAGATGTGAGCTGGCCGCCGCTCTCAACCTGCCGGAGACCACCATCAAG GTCTGGTTCCAGAACCGGCGCATGAAGGACAAGCGGCAGCGCCTGGCCATGTCCTGGCCTCACCCGGCTGACCCTAGCTTCTACACCTACATGATGACCCACGCCGCGGCAACCGGGAGCCTCCCCTACCCCTTCCACTCGCACGTGCCGCTGCACTACTACCCCCACGTGGGCGTGACTGCCGCGGCCGCCGCCGCTGCCGCCTCCGGAGCGGCCGCCTCGCCCTTCGCCGCTTCCATGCGGCCCCTGGACACCTTCCGCGCCCTCTCGCACCCCTACTCCCGGCCCGAGCTGCTCTGTGGATTCCGGCACCCGGGTCTGTATCAGTCTCCGGCCTCCGGGCTGAGCGGCGCGGCCTCGGCCGCAGCAGCAGCCGCGGTGGCCGCCGCCTCGGGGCCGCCCAGCTCTTCGCCCTGCGCCTGCCTGAGCTGCCACAGCAGCCAGAGCGCGCTGGGCTCCCGCGGCGCCGACTACACCTGCACCGCGGCGCCGCAGCGCTCCGAGAGCAGCTTCCTGCCCTACTCTGCGGCCGTGCTGAGCAAAACCTCCGTCTCCACCCCGGACCAGCGCGACGAGGCGCCGCTCACCAGGTAG